One window from the genome of Elaeis guineensis isolate ETL-2024a chromosome 5, EG11, whole genome shotgun sequence encodes:
- the LOC105044832 gene encoding uncharacterized protein isoform X2 gives MWEHLSSKKVIEGHHLQTTMSLELVAYDGRSKVVPLFASTNQIRTIRIMLGPTMVELSTTHEANSPTSLDVLLQQQQDPGPPLPSSKDATAATSSPQERTPSPQPQPQPQATKASATSAAVTMQDAPEENKEKVPADNEEKIHEASKTEHGKRRKWMREMRCLRTVMATATCAVKEEKKHKESKKKDDKHEDWEKEMRGWLMVVVTVFATMTYQAGLTPPGGFWSDDEPPPPLSCNATSITNVTTPSLINTTIVCITSSNMAPPSPDHEAGHAILEEKDHDRYEKFKIANTVAFVYSMAAIVLLLSNRLYGKLEDKIELKGVVVFNAFLIVFAYSAGFERHDSISPVPLATMSAIVFLYILDYVIQKIFKDGKEEQEEQS, from the exons ATGTGGGAGCATCTCAGCTCAAAGAAGGTGATTGAAGGCCATCACTTG CAAACAACGATGTCGCTGGAACTGGTAGCTTACGACGGTCGCAGTAAAGTCGTCCCTCTCTTTGCCTCCACCAACCAGATTCGG ACTATAAGAATCATGCTAGGGCCGACCATGGTGGAGCTCAGCACAACACATGAAGCTAATAGCCCAACGTCCCTCGATGTCCTTCTACAACAACAGCAGGATCCAGGACCCCCTCTTCCATCCTCTAAGGATGCTACTGCTGCTACCTCATCGCCACAAGAAAGAACACCGTCTCCACAACCACAACCACAACCACAAGCAACAAAAGCATCCGCCACCAGTGCTGCTGTAACCATGCAGGATGCGCCAGAAGAGAACAAGGAGAAGGTACCAGCAGATAACGAGGAGAAGATACACGAGGCATCGAAAACGGAGCACGGCAAGCGAAGAAAGTGGATGAGAGAGATGCGTTGTTTGCGCACCGTGATGGCAACCGCCACATGTGCTGTGAAGGAGGAGAAGAAACACAAGGAGTCGAAAAAGAAGGACGACAAGCACGAAGATTGGGAGAAAGAGATGCGTGGTTGGCTCATGGTGGTGGTAACCGTTTTCGCAACCATGACATACCAAGCCGGGCTGACACCGCCTGGTGGATTTTGGTCGGACGACGAACCCCCCCCTCCACTATCTTGCAATGCTACCAGCATCACCAATGTGACCACTCCCAGCCTCATAAACACCACCATAGTATGCATTACTTCCAGCAACATGGCACCTCCTAGCCCTGATCACGAAGCAGGACATGCAATACTCGAAGAAAAGGATCACGATCGGTACGAGAAATTCAAGATTGCCAACACTGTCGCGTTTGTCTATTCCATGGCCGCCATCGTGCTCCTATTGTCGAACCGCTTGTATGGCAAGCTGGAAGACAAGATTGAATTGAAGGGAGTCGTGGTGTTCAACGCATTTTTAATAGTATTTGCGTACTCGGCCGGCTTTGAGCGGCATGATTCTATCTCCCCAGTCCCGCTAGCAACAATGTCCGCGATTGTGTTCTTATATATTTTGGATTACGTTATTCAAAAAATATTCAAGGATGGGAAAGAAGAACAGGAAGAGCAATCTTGA
- the LOC105044832 gene encoding uncharacterized protein isoform X1 — protein sequence MWEHLSSKKVIEGHHLQTTMSLELVAYDGRSKVVPLFASTNQIRVQTIRIMLGPTMVELSTTHEANSPTSLDVLLQQQQDPGPPLPSSKDATAATSSPQERTPSPQPQPQPQATKASATSAAVTMQDAPEENKEKVPADNEEKIHEASKTEHGKRRKWMREMRCLRTVMATATCAVKEEKKHKESKKKDDKHEDWEKEMRGWLMVVVTVFATMTYQAGLTPPGGFWSDDEPPPPLSCNATSITNVTTPSLINTTIVCITSSNMAPPSPDHEAGHAILEEKDHDRYEKFKIANTVAFVYSMAAIVLLLSNRLYGKLEDKIELKGVVVFNAFLIVFAYSAGFERHDSISPVPLATMSAIVFLYILDYVIQKIFKDGKEEQEEQS from the exons ATGTGGGAGCATCTCAGCTCAAAGAAGGTGATTGAAGGCCATCACTTG CAAACAACGATGTCGCTGGAACTGGTAGCTTACGACGGTCGCAGTAAAGTCGTCCCTCTCTTTGCCTCCACCAACCAGATTCGG GTGCAGACTATAAGAATCATGCTAGGGCCGACCATGGTGGAGCTCAGCACAACACATGAAGCTAATAGCCCAACGTCCCTCGATGTCCTTCTACAACAACAGCAGGATCCAGGACCCCCTCTTCCATCCTCTAAGGATGCTACTGCTGCTACCTCATCGCCACAAGAAAGAACACCGTCTCCACAACCACAACCACAACCACAAGCAACAAAAGCATCCGCCACCAGTGCTGCTGTAACCATGCAGGATGCGCCAGAAGAGAACAAGGAGAAGGTACCAGCAGATAACGAGGAGAAGATACACGAGGCATCGAAAACGGAGCACGGCAAGCGAAGAAAGTGGATGAGAGAGATGCGTTGTTTGCGCACCGTGATGGCAACCGCCACATGTGCTGTGAAGGAGGAGAAGAAACACAAGGAGTCGAAAAAGAAGGACGACAAGCACGAAGATTGGGAGAAAGAGATGCGTGGTTGGCTCATGGTGGTGGTAACCGTTTTCGCAACCATGACATACCAAGCCGGGCTGACACCGCCTGGTGGATTTTGGTCGGACGACGAACCCCCCCCTCCACTATCTTGCAATGCTACCAGCATCACCAATGTGACCACTCCCAGCCTCATAAACACCACCATAGTATGCATTACTTCCAGCAACATGGCACCTCCTAGCCCTGATCACGAAGCAGGACATGCAATACTCGAAGAAAAGGATCACGATCGGTACGAGAAATTCAAGATTGCCAACACTGTCGCGTTTGTCTATTCCATGGCCGCCATCGTGCTCCTATTGTCGAACCGCTTGTATGGCAAGCTGGAAGACAAGATTGAATTGAAGGGAGTCGTGGTGTTCAACGCATTTTTAATAGTATTTGCGTACTCGGCCGGCTTTGAGCGGCATGATTCTATCTCCCCAGTCCCGCTAGCAACAATGTCCGCGATTGTGTTCTTATATATTTTGGATTACGTTATTCAAAAAATATTCAAGGATGGGAAAGAAGAACAGGAAGAGCAATCTTGA